Proteins from a genomic interval of Bacillota bacterium:
- the nuoK gene encoding NADH-quinone oxidoreductase subunit NuoK, with the protein MPLSWYLVVSAVLFGIGLVGVLLRQNAVTILFSVEIMLNAANLNLVAFSRYITPNVISGQMFALFIIAVAAAEVAVGLAIILTIYRNLHSVNLDRFNIFKW; encoded by the coding sequence ATACCTCTTTCATGGTATCTGGTGGTAAGTGCAGTACTCTTTGGGATAGGTCTAGTTGGTGTTTTGCTGAGGCAAAATGCTGTGACTATTCTGTTCTCGGTTGAGATTATGTTAAATGCAGCTAATCTCAACCTGGTCGCTTTTTCGAGATATATAACGCCAAATGTGATATCCGGGCAGATGTTTGCCTTGTTTATAATAGCGGTTGCAGCCGCTGAGGTGGCCGTTGGCCTAGCTATAATACTTACGATTTACCGAAACCTGCACTCGGTAAATTTGGATAGGTTTAATATATTCAAGTGGTAG
- a CDS encoding NADH-quinone oxidoreductase subunit J: MDLATQIIFFGLSAMAIASAIAVVTRRNLFHAAMFLGYLMLVIAGFYFLLNADLVGMMQVFVYVGGVVVVLLFGIMLTAQVTNVRLVSGFKFKGLTLLSIIGLVVLLISVFNKATLQVSNAAVPKDSVSLVGKLFMTNYILPFEVISVLLLAALIGAIVIARDEAKHKEDR; this comes from the coding sequence ATGGATTTAGCGACACAAATCATATTCTTCGGTCTATCAGCTATGGCTATAGCGAGCGCGATAGCGGTAGTAACTAGGCGAAATTTGTTTCACGCAGCCATGTTCCTGGGTTACCTGATGCTGGTTATAGCGGGCTTTTACTTCCTGCTTAATGCAGACCTTGTCGGAATGATGCAGGTATTTGTTTATGTTGGTGGCGTTGTCGTCGTGTTGCTTTTTGGTATCATGCTTACTGCGCAGGTGACCAACGTACGGCTTGTTTCGGGATTTAAGTTTAAAGGTCTTACACTGCTATCGATTATTGGATTGGTGGTGCTACTTATCTCAGTTTTTAATAAGGCAACGCTGCAGGTATCAAATGCAGCAGTTCCGAAAGATAGCGTGTCGCTGGTAGGAAAGCTGTTCATGACAAACTATATCTTGCCGTTTGAAGTTATATCAGTGTTGCTTTTGGCAGCTTTGATTGGGGCAATTGTAATAGCCCGGGATGAAGCCAAGCACAAGGAGGACAGATAA